The following are encoded together in the Pseudoalteromonas shioyasakiensis genome:
- a CDS encoding GH1 family beta-glucosidase → MYKSISLLPDSALLKPEFTFGVATASFQIEGARDKRLDCIWDTFCEEPGTIADNSHGDVACDHVARWQQDIEMITDLAVDAYRLSISWPRVMQQDGSVNEQGIAFYAQLLSALKARNIKTYVTLYHWDLPQYLEDNGGWLNRETAYKFKDYAELVTQHLGHLVDSFATLNEPFCSAYLGYEVGVHAPGIKSQQAGRQAAHHLLLAHGLAMQVLRKNCPDTEAGIVLNFSPTYPLTADDKKAAELADQYHNQWYIKAVLEGAYPSLFNDLADEVKPTIIAGDMAIISQAVDFIGVNYYTRIHYKNTADNWFEEASLTDVRVTDMGWEVYPQGLTELLVSLHQQYDLPKMYITENGAAMADTLENGEVNDIERVDYYHTHLNAVCDAIRKGVDIQGYFAWSLMDNFEWAYGYEKRFGLVYIDYQSQQRILKESAKQYRALLKQR, encoded by the coding sequence GTGTATAAATCAATTTCACTGTTACCAGATTCGGCTTTGCTCAAGCCAGAATTCACTTTTGGGGTGGCAACAGCCTCATTTCAGATTGAAGGGGCACGCGATAAACGCCTCGATTGTATTTGGGATACATTTTGCGAAGAGCCTGGCACCATTGCAGATAACAGCCATGGCGATGTAGCTTGTGATCATGTTGCACGCTGGCAGCAAGATATCGAGATGATTACAGATTTGGCTGTCGATGCTTACCGCTTATCTATTTCTTGGCCGAGAGTCATGCAGCAAGATGGCTCGGTTAACGAGCAAGGTATAGCGTTTTACGCTCAGCTATTATCGGCGTTAAAAGCACGTAATATTAAGACCTATGTCACCTTATATCACTGGGATTTACCTCAATACCTTGAAGATAATGGCGGTTGGTTAAATCGCGAAACGGCCTATAAATTTAAAGACTATGCCGAACTTGTAACTCAACATTTAGGCCATTTAGTTGATTCATTCGCCACCTTGAACGAGCCATTTTGTAGTGCCTACTTAGGTTATGAAGTGGGTGTACATGCACCAGGTATAAAATCGCAACAAGCTGGCCGACAAGCTGCGCACCACTTATTGCTTGCCCATGGTCTTGCTATGCAAGTATTACGTAAAAACTGCCCAGACACAGAAGCAGGTATCGTATTAAACTTCAGCCCGACCTACCCTTTAACCGCCGATGATAAAAAAGCCGCTGAGCTTGCTGATCAATACCACAACCAATGGTATATCAAAGCGGTTTTAGAAGGCGCTTATCCATCTTTATTTAATGATTTAGCTGATGAAGTTAAGCCAACTATTATTGCTGGCGATATGGCAATTATTAGTCAAGCCGTCGACTTTATTGGCGTTAACTACTATACCCGCATACACTACAAAAATACCGCTGATAACTGGTTTGAAGAAGCAAGCCTAACGGATGTACGTGTTACCGATATGGGCTGGGAAGTTTACCCACAAGGCTTAACTGAGCTTTTGGTATCATTGCACCAGCAATATGACTTACCAAAAATGTACATCACCGAAAATGGCGCAGCCATGGCCGACACACTAGAAAACGGTGAAGTGAACGACATCGAGCGGGTAGATTATTATCATACTCACTTAAATGCAGTGTGTGATGCAATTAGAAAAGGCGTCGATATTCAAGGCTACTTTGCGTGGAGCTTAATGGACAACTTTGAATGGGCGTATGGCTACGAAAAGCGCTTTGGGTTAGTTTATATTGACTACCAAAGCCAACAACGCATTTTAAAAGAAAGCGCAAAACAATATCGCGCGCTGCTCAAACAGCGATAA
- a CDS encoding glycoside-pentoside-hexuronide (GPH):cation symporter has translation MLTKREKIAYGLGDTASNIIFQTVMLFLTFFYTDIFGISPAIVGTLFLVVRVVDAITDPLMGALTDSTRTRWGSYRPYLLWLALPFGVISMITFTTPDLPESGKVIYAFVTYTLLMLVYTAINIPYSALGGVLSGDPKERVSIQSYRFVFGMLGGLIVSACTLPLVNWLGKGDNATGYQLTMALMSGFGVILFLICFRFTKERVAAHNNSSLSWKTRMNTLWQNGPFKVLCFAAFMLLTSMVLRTTLAIYYVKYVLGEAELVTYFVTIGMIGNILGCACANPLSKRVDKKTAYIRLQYISAAISCVAFWLPGEQLILAFAVYFLWCFFTQMATPLLWAKMADTIDYGQWKTGERLTGLVYASVVFFIKLGLALGGAIAGWLLAFYGYEANTELSEHTLSGILISFTLYPAIGSMLVAFIMKRYILDNQTVEQISADLSLKQHP, from the coding sequence ATGCTGACAAAAAGAGAAAAAATAGCCTACGGATTAGGCGATACAGCAAGTAATATCATCTTTCAAACGGTGATGTTATTTTTAACTTTTTTCTATACTGATATCTTTGGTATTTCACCCGCGATTGTTGGCACCTTGTTTTTGGTGGTGAGAGTCGTTGATGCAATTACCGACCCATTAATGGGAGCCTTAACCGATTCAACCCGCACTAGGTGGGGAAGCTATCGCCCCTACTTACTCTGGCTTGCTTTACCATTTGGGGTGATCAGCATGATCACCTTCACCACACCAGACCTGCCTGAGTCAGGCAAAGTCATTTACGCGTTTGTCACTTACACTTTGCTAATGCTGGTTTACACCGCGATTAATATTCCTTACTCAGCGTTAGGTGGGGTATTAAGTGGCGACCCTAAAGAGCGAGTATCCATTCAATCTTACCGCTTTGTGTTTGGTATGCTGGGCGGCTTAATTGTCAGTGCCTGTACTTTGCCTTTGGTAAATTGGCTTGGCAAAGGTGATAACGCAACGGGCTACCAACTCACTATGGCTTTAATGAGTGGCTTTGGGGTGATCTTGTTTTTGATCTGTTTTCGCTTTACCAAAGAGCGCGTAGCAGCTCATAACAACTCATCGTTGAGCTGGAAAACCCGCATGAACACGTTATGGCAAAATGGCCCATTCAAAGTGCTGTGCTTTGCTGCATTTATGCTGTTAACCAGCATGGTACTTCGCACTACCCTTGCCATTTACTATGTAAAATATGTACTTGGTGAAGCAGAGCTGGTCACCTATTTTGTTACCATCGGCATGATAGGTAATATTCTTGGCTGTGCCTGTGCAAACCCACTCAGCAAACGCGTTGATAAGAAAACCGCCTATATTCGGTTGCAATATATCTCAGCGGCAATTAGTTGCGTGGCATTTTGGTTGCCGGGCGAACAACTAATACTTGCCTTTGCCGTATACTTTTTATGGTGTTTCTTCACGCAAATGGCAACCCCGCTATTATGGGCAAAAATGGCCGACACCATAGATTACGGGCAGTGGAAAACCGGTGAAAGACTCACAGGCCTAGTCTACGCAAGCGTGGTCTTTTTTATTAAACTTGGTCTTGCCCTTGGCGGTGCCATTGCTGGCTGGTTACTGGCATTTTATGGCTATGAAGCCAATACAGAACTAAGCGAACATACGCTTTCAGGTATCTTAATTTCGTTTACCCTTTACCCAGCAATAGGTAGTATGCTTGTCGCATTTATCATGAAAAGGTATATTCTGGATAACCAAACGGTTGAGCAGATCAGTGCCGATTTATCGTTAAAGCAGCATCCATAA
- a CDS encoding LacI family DNA-binding transcriptional regulator, giving the protein MATIYEVSKLAGVSLATVSRVMNNNANVSDATRKKVTAAMDELGYRPNSIAQSLASNCSNSVGLLVSELQGPFYGPMMSGIENTFRNQGKHLIIAAGHSDEEREKQGIEFLISRNCDGLILHVEAVSDDYLIKLSKGRTPFVLINRYISELSDRCILLNNIKGGYLAAKHVLEQGHKEIAYISGPLWKRDAKDRLEGHKQALAEFNIEFDENLLFQGDFMEASGYEGLKALHQQTHPFTALICANDEMAVGAMASARDLGLTLPKQLSIMGYDNVFFTRHVYPQLSTINYPINEMGRMAADWVLNHVYQKQTPPLQTLFEPELIVRHSISRQSAQITSQG; this is encoded by the coding sequence ATGGCCACCATTTACGAGGTGTCGAAACTTGCAGGTGTTTCTCTTGCAACCGTTTCACGAGTAATGAACAACAACGCAAATGTCAGTGATGCAACTCGTAAAAAGGTCACTGCCGCAATGGATGAGCTTGGCTATAGACCTAACTCAATTGCTCAATCATTGGCATCAAATTGCTCGAACAGTGTTGGCCTACTGGTCTCTGAATTACAAGGTCCGTTTTACGGGCCAATGATGAGTGGCATTGAAAATACCTTTCGTAACCAAGGCAAGCATTTGATTATTGCCGCGGGTCACAGTGATGAAGAGCGTGAAAAGCAAGGAATTGAGTTTTTAATTAGCCGTAACTGCGATGGCCTTATTTTACATGTTGAAGCGGTCAGCGACGATTACCTTATAAAACTCAGTAAAGGCCGTACGCCGTTTGTATTGATCAACCGCTATATCAGCGAACTCAGTGACCGCTGTATTTTGCTTAACAATATTAAAGGTGGTTACTTAGCTGCTAAGCATGTGTTAGAACAAGGTCATAAAGAAATTGCCTACATCAGCGGACCGCTATGGAAACGAGATGCTAAAGACCGCTTAGAAGGTCATAAACAGGCTCTTGCTGAGTTTAATATTGAGTTTGATGAAAACCTATTATTCCAAGGTGATTTCATGGAAGCGAGTGGTTATGAAGGTTTAAAAGCACTTCATCAACAAACGCATCCATTCACAGCACTCATCTGTGCCAATGATGAAATGGCAGTGGGTGCCATGGCAAGCGCGCGTGATTTAGGGTTAACTTTACCTAAGCAATTGTCGATTATGGGTTACGATAACGTATTTTTCACCCGTCACGTATACCCGCAATTGAGCACGATTAATTATCCCATAAATGAAATGGGTCGTATGGCAGCGGACTGGGTGTTAAATCATGTTTATCAAAAACAAACCCCACCTCTACAAACGCTATTTGAACCAGAACTGATAGTTAGGCATTCAATTAGCCGCCAATCAGCTCAGATAACAAGCCAAGGTTAA